The Campylobacter concisus genome has a window encoding:
- a CDS encoding plasmid mobilization protein, with amino-acid sequence MSSEKIKKRKVTKVITKRLRLSNAEWLVVNDKLQESGLTFSKFALRAMLSKQIYAPIIRELLIELSRQGQNMNQIAAKLNSGQSLDRVGIKIIADDNKILHKIYEALGK; translated from the coding sequence GTGAGTTCTGAAAAGATAAAAAAACGCAAGGTAACCAAAGTCATAACTAAAAGACTTAGGCTAAGTAATGCAGAATGGTTGGTAGTTAATGATAAATTACAAGAAAGTGGCCTAACTTTCTCAAAATTTGCCCTAAGAGCTATGTTGTCTAAGCAGATTTATGCACCAATTATAAGGGAACTTCTAATTGAGCTATCTAGACAAGGACAAAACATGAACCAAATAGCCGCCAAATTAAATAGTGGGCAAAGCCTAGATAGAGTTGGTATCAAGATCATAGCAGACGATAATAAGATCTTACATAAAATTTATGAAGCATTGGGTAAATAA
- a CDS encoding type II toxin-antitoxin system RelE family toxin — protein sequence MSYELEFLPSALKEWQKLDNSIKVQFKKKLSERLENPKVTKDKLRGYEDVYKIKLRDVGYRLAYQVKDDEIVVLVLVVGKRENNEVYEMLKDKFN from the coding sequence ATGAGTTATGAGTTAGAGTTCTTGCCAAGTGCTTTAAAAGAGTGGCAAAAGCTTGACAATAGCATAAAAGTGCAGTTTAAAAAGAAGCTAAGTGAGCGTCTAGAAAACCCAAAGGTTACCAAAGACAAGCTACGAGGCTATGAAGATGTCTACAAGATCAAGCTAAGAGATGTCGGCTACCGCTTGGCATATCAAGTAAAAGATGACGAGATCGTAGTATTGGTGCTAGTTGTCGGCAAAAGAGAGAATAACGAAGTGTATGAGATGCTAAAGGATAAATTTAACTAA
- a CDS encoding type II toxin-antitoxin system Phd/YefM family antitoxin yields MQTIQANFTASISELKKSPAQILKQAGDNVVAILNHNVPSAYLVPSSVYEKMAEIIEEYHLSKAVDAALASGEKPVKVSLDEL; encoded by the coding sequence ATGCAAACCATACAAGCAAATTTCACAGCTAGCATAAGCGAGCTAAAAAAGTCTCCAGCTCAAATTTTAAAACAAGCTGGAGATAATGTTGTAGCTATACTAAACCACAATGTCCCTAGCGCCTATCTAGTACCCAGCTCTGTCTATGAAAAAATGGCAGAGATAATAGAAGAGTATCATCTAAGTAAAGCAGTAGACGCTGCTCTAGCAAGTGGTGAAAAACCAGTAAAAGTAAGTCTAGATGAGTTATGA
- a CDS encoding site-specific integrase: MNLSDSIIQSFVNSFMKVKLSKSIKEHSLLNKKMDVEFLNALNDYFKQSLIYGDLPQILIKDISNITNTAGALGSKDKENIGQTLLEKNILTLNYLVSKLEKSSVLFDDKREQYFLEDDSSDNLAKHAKPSSFDAKDIASFQENIKELEDSGCLPITDGQLKAMAQRISETVYAILDQKYGSTSNLKLVRTNNSHRSMEDIIMNPNPPKNIKIKLDEDSSFSIFNPSAQVTQEYEIRKALQVASGSSNQFSALNLEDQKSLKDAFEIFETNTKRADKWSTDTQRLVTGVKKLLFLYFKEDTPVYKITRDNLLEFRDLLYKIPTKLAQKSRYKDKSLSQILKLGEKDDKLSEPTIQKYMIRVIQFFNYCFDSGYIGKSITAKMNVKIDIDPSERAVLPYEASEARKIFEIVTSIKQSGKSPSSRIEASELYYVTMIAAYSGMRIKEITQLHKEDIVLKDGIYCFNINTNDGKTTKTKNSIRFVPIHSKLIDLGLLEYVNSKKSGNIFKVSNKDFSEIFRSQIQRKFIDKDSKKTFYSFRHYFIDYLVQREVEANLIAQIVGHEKQYKILLNTYAKPINASTLKAKVEMVSYENE, translated from the coding sequence ATGAATCTTAGTGATAGCATAATCCAATCTTTTGTAAATTCGTTTATGAAAGTGAAGCTTAGTAAGAGTATCAAAGAGCACTCTCTTCTTAACAAGAAGATGGATGTAGAATTTCTAAATGCGCTCAATGACTACTTTAAACAAAGTTTGATATATGGCGATCTACCTCAAATTTTAATTAAGGATATAAGCAATATCACTAACACTGCTGGCGCTCTTGGTAGTAAGGATAAAGAGAACATAGGGCAAACTCTTTTAGAGAAGAATATACTAACACTTAACTATCTTGTATCAAAGCTTGAGAAGAGCAGCGTGCTCTTTGATGATAAGCGTGAGCAATACTTTCTCGAAGATGATTCTAGCGATAACTTAGCCAAACATGCCAAACCTAGTTCGTTTGACGCTAAGGACATAGCTTCATTCCAAGAAAATATAAAAGAGCTTGAAGATAGTGGTTGTTTGCCCATTACGGATGGACAGCTTAAGGCTATGGCTCAGAGGATTAGCGAAACGGTTTATGCCATACTAGATCAAAAGTATGGCTCGACCTCAAATTTAAAGCTAGTAAGAACAAATAATAGCCATAGAAGCATGGAAGATATCATAATGAATCCAAATCCACCAAAAAATATCAAGATAAAATTAGATGAAGATAGTAGCTTTAGTATTTTTAATCCTAGCGCCCAAGTAACACAAGAGTATGAGATTAGAAAAGCATTGCAAGTGGCATCTGGCTCTAGCAATCAATTCTCAGCTTTAAATTTAGAAGATCAAAAGAGCTTAAAAGATGCATTCGAGATATTTGAGACAAACACTAAAAGAGCTGACAAGTGGTCGACAGATACGCAAAGATTAGTTACTGGCGTAAAAAAGCTCTTATTTTTATACTTTAAAGAAGATACGCCAGTGTATAAGATCACAAGAGATAATTTGCTTGAATTTAGAGATCTTCTTTATAAAATTCCAACTAAGCTAGCTCAAAAGAGTAGGTATAAAGATAAAAGTTTATCTCAGATACTTAAGCTAGGAGAAAAGGACGATAAACTCTCTGAGCCTACTATCCAAAAATATATGATAAGGGTTATTCAGTTTTTTAACTACTGCTTTGATAGTGGCTATATAGGTAAAAGCATAACTGCAAAAATGAACGTCAAGATAGACATAGACCCTAGCGAAAGGGCAGTGCTTCCATACGAAGCATCAGAAGCTAGGAAGATCTTTGAGATAGTAACTAGTATCAAACAAAGTGGTAAATCACCAAGTTCAAGGATAGAGGCTAGTGAGCTCTACTACGTCACAATGATAGCTGCTTATAGTGGCATGAGGATAAAAGAGATCACACAACTTCATAAAGAAGATATAGTCTTAAAAGATGGAATTTACTGCTTTAACATCAACACAAATGATGGTAAAACTACCAAGACTAAAAACAGCATTAGGTTTGTGCCCATCCATAGTAAGCTCATAGATCTAGGTTTGTTAGAATATGTTAATAGCAAGAAAAGCGGAAATATATTTAAGGTAAGCAATAAGGACTTCTCTGAAATTTTTAGAAGCCAGATCCAAAGAAAGTTTATAGACAAAGACTCTAAAAAGACCTTCTACTCTTTTAGACACTACTTTATAGACTATCTAGTGCAGCGCGAGGTAGAAGCTAACCTTATAGCTCAGATAGTAGGACATGAAAAGCAGTATAAAATTTTGCTAAACACTTATGCCAAGCCCATTAACGCTAGTACACTAAAGGCTAAAGTAGAGATGGTATCGTATGAAAATGAATAG
- the mobC gene encoding plasmid mobilization relaxosome protein MobC, producing MSKNVKDKVLSARITYQQYDKLSKIALELDMSRSEIISYLIDNGTVNSESIKKKELYPAIIANFARPFNNINQIAKKLNIAYKTSGNIALEVILRAQEDLYKIQSVLTEILSLIRSRYDS from the coding sequence ATGTCAAAAAATGTCAAGGATAAGGTGCTCTCCGCAAGGATCACTTATCAACAATACGATAAGTTATCTAAAATAGCTCTAGAGTTAGATATGTCAAGATCAGAAATCATTTCCTATCTTATAGATAATGGCACTGTAAATTCTGAATCCATAAAAAAGAAAGAGCTATATCCAGCAATCATTGCAAATTTTGCTAGACCTTTTAATAACATTAATCAAATAGCAAAGAAACTAAATATAGCTTATAAGACCAGTGGTAATATAGCTTTAGAAGTGATACTGCGAGCACAAGAAGATTTGTACAAAATTCAATCAGTGCTAACTGAAATTTTAAGCCTAATAAGGAGTAGATATGATAGTTAA
- a CDS encoding aminotransferase encodes MIVKISKGEKGIADYLKTGKKRDSKLTRDEKDDRLPLAGNLDLIEMSEKHQSKKKNKKHNYYHISLSFTSEEWNKLYESGNIDELIIDFLRLTFPNHDIDELLFYAEAHLPIIKEEPYIPRPEGALENRTLNKKHKNGEPLKREPHVHLIVSFENMKFTHSVKTGGVIYTKGAAKQQIKAVMAKSAEKFKRVVNDILSNKYGLNNIEPLSIDEDQLKKQYESFKSAAQKVKKGKEKDTQMKIETDVVIEPKANTKEHNISVEELLADAKNSTADYILRMIEEDESFKKDYYDRAKRLNAVDIREFLPMINAKFNITAKPEMVNDKYKVRVDGFNGTYNLTDLMCKIVYNGRKGALFHVVNELEQMLIELEANKNEPKITLSVSSDFSTQNQDSKTQVLNSWKTIQIEPYNLKSILKNYSAISVASFKDKSEEASSIDGITPTLIYDIDSPKFTANDAQNLLQSKGIKGFIYPTTYQAPDTKVEKFKLIIPTTDAPSLNEYDEYIKEITIELGLCNIVNNSSLYPSKFHYTPVPGSEVVSISGKTFDNTRAIEDAGLKTDINNMDIKAIYEDLQNLRKYELGHETKDTNSHIKRTSYQAISSKIPIKELIEYFEENTMVKKYEDCQILFNNNSRYLYLPEENTAYSFNQNRHYTPYIYIRDKFYEAARKIKTGFYDDDLIQKLRLKQNEYKGFVKGIDDHLDINRYYLAFINRTENFKKYLSNIAKTNYKGLIYNIKTYMKDWQDMQGFNKLKERYRTDKIYLTEDHILFGSLKITKQELYDQGLDKNFGVEQSKQQSNEIEGKEQNVKSEYDGLGR; translated from the coding sequence ATGATAGTTAAGATCTCAAAGGGAGAAAAAGGCATAGCTGATTATCTAAAAACTGGCAAGAAAAGAGATTCAAAGCTAACTAGAGATGAAAAAGATGATAGATTGCCACTGGCTGGAAATTTAGATCTTATCGAGATGTCTGAAAAGCACCAGAGCAAGAAAAAGAATAAGAAACATAACTACTATCATATATCCTTGTCATTTACTTCAGAGGAGTGGAACAAACTATATGAAAGTGGCAATATAGATGAGCTTATAATAGACTTTCTCAGACTCACTTTCCCAAATCACGACATAGATGAGCTACTTTTTTATGCTGAAGCTCATCTGCCTATAATCAAAGAAGAGCCATATATTCCTCGCCCAGAAGGGGCACTAGAAAATAGAACATTAAACAAGAAACATAAAAATGGTGAACCACTAAAAAGAGAGCCTCATGTTCATCTAATAGTCTCTTTTGAAAATATGAAATTTACCCATAGTGTAAAAACCGGTGGAGTTATATATACAAAAGGTGCAGCCAAGCAACAAATAAAAGCTGTTATGGCTAAATCAGCAGAAAAATTTAAAAGAGTAGTTAATGACATCTTATCTAACAAGTATGGATTAAATAATATAGAGCCTTTAAGTATAGATGAAGACCAATTAAAAAAGCAATATGAAAGCTTTAAAAGTGCAGCACAAAAGGTTAAGAAAGGCAAAGAAAAAGATACGCAGATGAAGATAGAAACGGATGTAGTGATCGAGCCAAAAGCAAATACAAAAGAGCACAATATAAGTGTTGAAGAGCTACTAGCTGATGCTAAAAATTCTACAGCTGATTATATATTAAGAATGATAGAAGAAGATGAGAGTTTCAAAAAAGACTACTATGATAGGGCAAAGAGACTTAATGCAGTGGATATAAGGGAATTTTTGCCTATGATCAATGCAAAATTTAACATCACCGCAAAACCTGAAATGGTAAATGACAAATATAAAGTAAGAGTGGATGGTTTTAATGGAACTTATAATCTAACTGACCTAATGTGTAAGATAGTCTATAATGGCAGAAAAGGAGCATTATTTCACGTAGTTAATGAGCTAGAGCAAATGCTTATAGAGCTTGAGGCCAATAAAAATGAGCCAAAGATAACATTAAGTGTAAGTAGTGACTTTAGCACACAAAATCAAGACTCAAAAACTCAAGTGTTAAATAGCTGGAAAACGATACAAATAGAGCCATACAATCTAAAATCAATACTTAAAAACTATTCAGCTATATCAGTGGCAAGTTTCAAAGATAAAAGTGAAGAAGCTAGCAGTATTGATGGCATAACTCCTACGCTTATATATGATATAGATAGCCCCAAATTTACTGCAAATGATGCTCAAAATTTACTACAAAGTAAAGGAATAAAAGGCTTCATATACCCAACGACCTATCAAGCGCCAGACACAAAAGTAGAGAAATTTAAACTCATCATACCCACAACAGATGCTCCAAGCTTAAATGAATATGATGAATACATAAAAGAGATAACAATAGAGCTTGGGTTATGTAACATAGTAAATAACTCCAGCCTATATCCTAGTAAATTTCACTACACTCCAGTGCCAGGATCTGAGGTTGTAAGCATTAGTGGAAAAACTTTTGATAATACAAGAGCCATTGAAGATGCTGGCTTAAAAACAGATATTAATAATATGGATATTAAAGCCATATATGAAGATTTACAAAATCTAAGAAAATATGAGCTTGGTCATGAAACAAAAGATACCAACTCACATATTAAAAGAACAAGCTACCAAGCTATATCATCAAAGATTCCGATAAAAGAGTTAATAGAATACTTTGAAGAAAACACTATGGTTAAAAAATATGAAGATTGTCAAATACTTTTTAATAATAACAGTAGATATCTATACTTGCCAGAAGAAAACACAGCCTATTCTTTTAACCAAAATAGACACTATACTCCATATATCTACATTAGAGATAAATTTTATGAAGCAGCTAGAAAGATAAAAACTGGATTTTATGATGATGATCTCATTCAAAAGCTAAGACTTAAACAAAATGAATATAAAGGCTTCGTAAAAGGTATCGATGATCATCTAGATATAAATAGATACTATTTAGCTTTTATAAATAGAACTGAAAACTTTAAAAAATATCTATCGAATATAGCTAAGACTAACTATAAAGGCTTAATTTATAATATAAAAACATATATGAAAGATTGGCAAGATATGCAAGGTTTTAATAAGCTAAAGGAGCGTTATAGAACAGATAAGATATATCTAACAGAAGATCATATATTATTTGGTTCACTAAAAATAACAAAGCAAGAGCTATACGATCAAGGACTTGATAAGAATTTTGGAGTAGAGCAATCAAAACAACAATCAAATGAGATAGAGGGCAAAGAGCAAAATGTGAAGTCAGAGTATGATGGTTTGGGAAGGTAG
- a CDS encoding ATP-binding protein translates to MYIKRAISDEIKEYMKSFPVLLISGARQVGKSTLALNLDIPNYVTLDDINIYESARNDPKGFIEHCEKPIVIDEIQRVPILLLAIKEFVDKDRTNGQFILTGSANLKGFKDISDSLAGRIGIVELYPLSQKELSHSDENLIDILSGDISHLALKKYDNDGLSEKIINGGYPEITKIDSEKSKYLWFSSYIRTYIESDAKEIGNIRNMDKFITMYRLCMLRSGNIFNKNELCLESGLDNKTFDSYFSVLEHTYQIQKLQPYFNNALKRLIKTPKIFATDTGVLAHLLQISSAQELANSPYKGAIYETFVFDELLKANTSSKKRANIYYYRTSDQKEIDFILEISGKLIAIEVKSSKTISKDDFKHIYHLKENLQSKFDKGIVFYAGDTAMKLDDDMFALPFGFMG, encoded by the coding sequence ATGTACATCAAACGAGCCATAAGCGACGAAATAAAAGAGTATATGAAAAGCTTTCCTGTGCTTTTGATAAGCGGAGCTAGACAAGTTGGCAAATCAACCCTTGCTTTAAATTTAGATATACCAAATTACGTAACGCTTGACGATATTAATATATATGAATCCGCAAGAAACGATCCAAAAGGCTTTATAGAGCATTGCGAGAAGCCTATCGTGATAGATGAGATACAAAGAGTGCCCATACTGCTTTTAGCAATAAAAGAATTTGTAGATAAAGATAGAACAAACGGGCAGTTTATACTAACTGGCTCTGCAAATTTAAAAGGCTTTAAAGATATCTCGGACTCTTTGGCTGGTAGGATAGGCATAGTGGAACTCTATCCGCTTTCTCAAAAAGAGTTAAGCCATAGTGATGAAAATTTGATAGATATTTTAAGTGGCGATATAAGCCATCTAGCGCTAAAGAAGTATGACAACGACGGCTTATCTGAAAAGATCATAAACGGCGGCTACCCGGAGATCACAAAGATAGACTCAGAGAAATCAAAATATCTCTGGTTTAGCTCATATATAAGAACATATATAGAATCAGATGCCAAAGAGATAGGCAACATCAGAAATATGGATAAATTTATCACTATGTACCGCCTATGTATGCTAAGAAGCGGCAATATCTTTAACAAAAACGAGCTATGTCTAGAGTCTGGGCTTGATAATAAGACATTTGATAGCTATTTTAGCGTGCTGGAGCATACATACCAGATCCAAAAGCTTCAGCCGTATTTTAATAACGCCCTAAAAAGACTTATAAAAACTCCTAAAATTTTTGCTACCGACACAGGGGTGCTGGCACATTTACTTCAAATTTCATCAGCGCAAGAGCTTGCGAATTCTCCTTATAAAGGCGCCATATATGAGACATTTGTATTTGATGAGCTACTAAAAGCAAATACCAGTAGCAAAAAAAGAGCAAATATATACTACTATAGAACGAGTGATCAAAAAGAGATAGACTTTATCCTTGAGATATCAGGCAAACTCATAGCCATAGAGGTCAAGTCCTCAAAAACTATCAGTAAAGATGACTTTAAGCATATCTACCATCTAAAAGAAAATTTACAAAGCAAATTTGATAAAGGCATAGTTTTTTATGCTGGAGATACGGCTATGAAGCTAGATGATGATATGTTTGCATTGCCGTTTGGTTTTATGGGATGA
- a CDS encoding transposase: MDEFKGNIEKEKYQLAMYDKNRKLVDILRNRHSQTIKNIINEFEIQPQVVVMDMFKPFRSIINSNIVQAQIVADKYHVIRQGIWALRDLRVELFNKDNEKYKKLKKYWKILSKSPISQFSQRQKEILKEILKVDKTLKKMYRIIKEFYKMFESKTVKTMRRRIEQLIEKLRVFNIKQSIKLADTITSWKKEIINIVEYKINNGFIEGNNNKIKVIKRVSYGLRNYERFRKLIYLRLCNR; encoded by the coding sequence ATAGACGAATTTAAAGGAAATATAGAAAAAGAGAAATATCAGCTAGCGATGTATGATAAAAACCGTAAACTAGTAGATATATTAAGAAATAGACATTCACAAACAATAAAAAATATAATAAACGAATTTGAAATACAACCACAAGTAGTTGTAATGGATATGTTTAAGCCATTTAGAAGCATAATAAATAGTAATATAGTTCAGGCCCAAATAGTAGCAGATAAATATCATGTAATAAGACAAGGGATATGGGCATTAAGAGATTTAAGAGTAGAATTATTTAACAAAGACAATGAAAAGTATAAGAAGTTAAAAAAATATTGGAAAATACTAAGTAAAAGCCCAATAAGTCAGTTTAGTCAAAGACAAAAAGAAATATTAAAAGAGATATTAAAAGTAGATAAGACATTGAAAAAGATGTATAGAATAATAAAAGAATTTTACAAGATGTTTGAGAGCAAGACAGTAAAGACAATGAGAAGGAGAATAGAGCAATTAATTGAAAAATTGAGAGTATTTAATATAAAGCAAAGTATAAAACTAGCAGATACAATAACAAGTTGGAAAAAAGAGATAATAAATATAGTAGAATATAAAATAAACAATGGGTTTATAGAAGGAAATAACAACAAAATAAAAGTAATAAAAAGAGTATCTTATGGACTAAGAAACTATGAAAGATTTAGAAAATTGATATATTTACGTCTTTGCAATAGATAG
- the larA gene encoding nickel-dependent lactate racemase, with protein MQIPIRYGKDDIIDLSVPEKNLLGVFNPNPVAKFDEAALIAKALANPINQKSFDEFIAGDEKIVIIVNDGTRPTPTAKILKQIYPKLRDKNKIFIIATGCHREGTLDEYNMIFSKEIYPEIRAKNEVHDHDSKHDEMVFLGESKNGTQMYLNKIVAEAKKVIVIGSVEPHYFAGYTGGRKAFLPGTASYESITQNHKLALSPDAQALRLEGNPVHEDMIDAMKVLSNIDVFSIQTVLDSEHGVYYASAGDLNDSFYDCVKKADEVFCVNIPQKADIVISVAPYPMDVDLYQAQKALDNGKLALAKDGILIMVAKCRTGIGPKPFFELMASADTPKKVLEKINSGFKLGYHKAAKMAEISLWAQTWAVTDLSDDEMKAVHLKPYHDLQKAVDEALAQKGKDAKIIILPFGSMTVPKV; from the coding sequence GTGCAAATTCCTATTCGCTACGGCAAAGATGATATCATCGACCTAAGCGTTCCGGAAAAAAATTTACTGGGAGTTTTTAACCCCAACCCCGTGGCTAAATTCGACGAAGCAGCGCTTATCGCAAAGGCTTTAGCAAATCCAATAAACCAAAAGAGCTTTGATGAGTTTATCGCTGGCGATGAAAAGATCGTTATCATCGTAAATGACGGCACAAGACCTACGCCAACTGCTAAAATTTTAAAGCAAATTTACCCAAAGCTTCGCGATAAAAATAAAATTTTCATCATCGCCACTGGCTGTCACAGAGAGGGCACGCTAGATGAATATAACATGATATTTTCTAAAGAAATTTACCCAGAGATCAGAGCTAAAAACGAGGTTCACGACCACGACTCAAAGCACGATGAGATGGTCTTTTTAGGCGAGAGCAAAAACGGTACGCAGATGTATTTAAACAAGATCGTGGCTGAAGCTAAAAAAGTGATCGTCATAGGTTCAGTCGAACCCCACTATTTCGCAGGCTACACCGGCGGTAGAAAGGCCTTTTTGCCAGGCACTGCCTCATACGAAAGCATCACGCAAAACCACAAACTAGCACTTAGTCCTGACGCTCAGGCGCTGCGCCTTGAGGGCAACCCTGTGCATGAAGATATGATCGATGCGATGAAAGTTCTTTCAAATATCGACGTATTTTCTATACAAACCGTGCTTGATAGCGAGCACGGCGTCTATTATGCGAGTGCTGGCGATCTGAACGATAGCTTTTATGACTGCGTAAAAAAGGCCGATGAGGTATTTTGCGTAAATATCCCACAAAAGGCTGACATCGTGATCTCTGTGGCACCATATCCTATGGATGTCGATCTTTATCAGGCGCAAAAAGCCCTAGATAACGGCAAACTAGCGCTTGCAAAGGATGGAATTTTAATAATGGTCGCAAAATGCCGCACAGGCATCGGTCCAAAACCTTTCTTTGAGCTTATGGCATCGGCCGATACGCCAAAGAAAGTGCTAGAAAAGATAAATTCTGGCTTTAAGCTTGGTTATCACAAGGCTGCAAAAATGGCTGAAATTTCGCTTTGGGCGCAGACTTGGGCTGTGACTGATCTAAGCGACGATGAGATGAAAGCTGTGCATCTAAAGCCGTATCACGACCTACAAAAGGCCGTAGATGAGGCACTGGCACAAAAAGGCAAGGACGCAAAAATAATCATCTTGCCGTTTGGCTCTATGACCGTACCTAAGGTGTGA
- the larC gene encoding nickel pincer cofactor biosynthesis protein LarC has protein sequence MAKILYYDASCGISGDMNLGALVDLGADFSYLCAELAKLNLASEFYLRKRKVLKCGISATKIDVVCAANPSQIPLGLLGAKFSPRQNLNGKIHGAEFRADKPAQNHPRPRNFTQILELIEGSSLSAFVKKTASEIFSVIAQAEAKIHGTSAEQVHFHEVGAADSIADVVGAAICLEALGAPQIFASPIELGGGFAHCAHGRLTVPAPAVCEILKGAQVSLGRANFEMTTPTGAAILKACALNLREQDRRESPRNFKILSTGYGAGDKDVADFANALRVILCETSEDLGLRDEPNLSVQIGYGELCERILISTNIDDMDAESFAFACDILRDSGALDVFSRSIFMKKGRAGFELNALCRKQDAARIKGLIFAHTTAIGVRECAVRKTELAREFCEVETKYGKIRLKISRGRVCGFNAEQNLTDENLARNYPEILKIKPEFEDCKKAAQRFQTTIREVRNETLKKYDETRNSKK, from the coding sequence TTGGCTAAAATTTTATACTATGACGCTAGCTGCGGTATTAGCGGCGATATGAATTTAGGCGCGCTGGTGGATCTGGGCGCGGATTTTAGCTATCTTTGCGCCGAGCTTGCTAAGCTAAATTTAGCTAGCGAATTTTACCTACGCAAGCGCAAAGTGCTAAAATGCGGTATCTCTGCAACCAAAATAGACGTCGTTTGCGCGGCAAATCCGAGCCAAATTCCGCTTGGCCTCTTAGGCGCTAAATTTAGCCCGCGTCAAAATTTAAACGGCAAAATTCACGGCGCCGAATTTAGAGCGGATAAGCCCGCCCAAAACCATCCGCGTCCGCGAAATTTCACGCAAATTTTAGAGCTTATCGAGGGTTCTAGCCTAAGCGCTTTCGTAAAAAAAACGGCAAGCGAAATTTTTAGCGTTATCGCGCAGGCCGAGGCCAAAATCCACGGCACTAGCGCAGAGCAAGTACATTTCCACGAAGTGGGCGCCGCGGACAGCATCGCGGACGTAGTGGGTGCGGCTATTTGCTTGGAGGCCTTGGGTGCGCCGCAAATTTTTGCTTCGCCTATCGAGCTTGGCGGCGGTTTTGCGCACTGCGCTCACGGCAGGCTGACCGTACCGGCGCCTGCGGTTTGCGAAATTTTAAAAGGCGCTCAAGTAAGCCTAGGGCGAGCGAATTTCGAGATGACTACGCCCACAGGAGCGGCTATTTTAAAGGCCTGCGCACTAAATTTAAGGGAACAAGACCGCCGTGAGTCGCCGCGAAATTTTAAAATTTTAAGCACGGGCTACGGCGCTGGCGATAAAGACGTCGCAGATTTTGCCAACGCGCTTCGCGTGATACTTTGCGAAACGAGCGAGGATTTAGGCTTGAGAGATGAGCCAAATTTGAGCGTGCAGATCGGCTATGGCGAGCTTTGCGAGCGGATTTTAATCTCCACTAATATCGACGACATGGACGCCGAGAGCTTTGCCTTTGCGTGCGATATTTTGCGAGATAGCGGCGCGCTGGACGTATTTAGCAGGTCTATTTTTATGAAAAAGGGGCGCGCGGGCTTTGAGCTAAACGCGCTGTGCCGCAAGCAGGACGCCGCGCGGATAAAGGGGCTAATTTTCGCGCATACGACGGCGATCGGAGTTAGAGAGTGCGCCGTGAGGAAAACGGAGCTTGCGCGCGAGTTTTGCGAGGTAGAGACTAAATACGGCAAAATAAGGCTTAAAATTTCGCGCGGCCGAGTTTGCGGTTTTAACGCCGAACAAAATTTAACGGACGAAAATTTAGCCCGAAATTACCCCGAAATTTTAAAAATCAAGCCCGAATTCGAGGACTGCAAAAAAGCCGCGCAGAGATTTCAAACGACGATCCGCGAGGTTAGAAACGAGACTTTAAAAAAATATGACGAAACTAGAAATTCTAAAAAATGA